DNA from Aliarcobacter skirrowii CCUG 10374:
CTTGTAGAAAAGTGTGTTGAAGAGGCTAAATTTTATGGAATACAACAGGTTTTATCTTTAACATATGAGAAAGATTTCTTTTTAGGTTGTGGATTTAAAGAGATAAGTAAAGAGGATATTCCTGAACAAAAAGTTTGGGCTGATTGCATAAAATGTAAATTATTTCCTATATGTAATGAAATAGCAATGGTAAAAGATACATAAAAATTATTCAATATATTGCTTAAAACTAACTTACTATATCTATTAAACTTGAGTTTTCTTCCTTTTTAAAAGGAAGTAAATTTCAATAATTTCTTTCAAAAGCCCCATAAGTATTGACTCTTAATCAAAAATAAGTTATAATCCGCGTCCACTTAATGTGGTTAGAACCATTTTTTGGTATCTAACGAGTTCTTTAAAGGAAAAAAATATATGGAAAAAATCAGATTAAAGCTTAAAGCTTACGATCATAGAGTTTTAGACAGAAGTGTTGCTTCAATAGTTGAAGCTGTTAAAAGAACTGGTGCTGATTTAAGAGGTCCAATCCCTCTTCCTACAAAAATCAGAAGATATACAGTTATCAAAGGTCCTCACGTAAACAAAGACTCAAGAGAGCAATTTGAGATTAGAGTTCACACAAGAATTATAGACATTATCTCTGCAACTGCAGATACTGTTGATTCTTTAATGAAACTAGATTTAGCTCCTGAAGTGGATGTTGAAGTAAGATCAATGGGTCAAGAATAAGAAGAAAGGGTAATACAAGATGGAATTTATAGTTCAAAAAATCGGTATGAGTAGAACAGTTTCTGTTCCAAGTACTGCTGTTACACTTTTAAAAGTTCTTGATGCGAAAGTATGTCAAGTTACTGATGGTGTAGCACTAGTATCTTATAGCAATGGTAAAAAATTTAACAAAGCTATTGAGGGGCAACAAAAAAAATATAAACTTTCAAAAGAGTTTAATAGATTTGTAACTCTAAATGTAGCAAACAGTGAAGCTGGAGATTTAGATGTTTCTGGTTTAGGTGAAGCTAAAGTTGTAAAAACTACTTTTAGAACAAAAGGTAGAGGATTCACTGGGGTTGTTAAAAGATGGAATTTTGCTGGTGGAAGAAATGCTCACGGGCATAGAATGGGTAAAAGAACAGGTTCAATTGGTAACTGTGAGTTCCCAGGAAGAGTTCAACCAGGTAAAAAAATGCCAGGACAATACGGAAATACAAATGTATCTGTAAAAAATGAAGTTCTATCATTTGATCAAGAGTCTGGAATCTTAGTTGTAAAAGGTTCAGTTTCTGGTGCAAATGGAACATTAGGTAAAGTAAAGGTTGCTAAATGAGTAAGGCAATAGTATTAAATACAAAATTTGAAAATAGTGGTGAAGTAGTTTTACCAGCTAGTTACGAAGAGATAAATAGACATAACTTATATTTATATGTTAAATCATATTTATCAGCTTTAAGATCAAACACAGCAGCAGCTAAAACAAGAGCTCAAGTAAGCGGTGGTGGTAAAAAACCTAAAGCTCAAAAAGGTTCTGGAGCAGCTAGATGGGGTTCTAAAAGATCACCTCTGTTTGTTGGTGGTGGTGTTATATTTGGTCCTACAAAAAGAAACTATGAGCAAAAAGTAAATAAAAAACAAAAAGCTTTAGCACTTAAATATGCTTTAAATGCACAAGCAAACAATGGTTCACTTTTTGTTGTTGATTCAATTAATCTTGAGTCAGGTAAAACTAAAGATGCGGTTGCAGTTTTAAGTAAATTAAATAAAAGAGATACATTAATTGTTGTTGATTCAATTGATGAGAAAACTTATTTAGCATTTAGAAATCTTAAAAACTGTTATATGATTGAAAAGCAAGAAGTAAATGCTTATTTACTTGCAGTATATCACTCTGTACTAATTGAAAAATCAGTACTAGAAGCATTAACAAAAGAGGCTTAAGATGGCAGATATTACAGATATTAAATCAATTTTATATACAGAAAAAACAATTGAGCTTCAAGAAAATGGTGTTATTGTTGTTCAAACAAGTCCAAGAATGACAAAAACTAGTTTAAAAGAGGTGTTTAAAGAGTATTTTGGAGTAACTCCAACAAAAATTAACTCTTTAAGACAAGATGGTAAAGTTAAAAGATTTAGAGGAAAACTTGGAAAAAGAGTTGACTTTAAAAAATTCTATGTAACGCTACCTGAGGGCGCAGCTATTGCGAACCTATCAGCATAAGGAGTAAATAATGTCAATTAAAAAATTTAGACCAATCACTCCTGCTAGAAGATTTATGTCAGTTATTGAGAGTTCTGATATTACTTCAAAACCAACAGTAAAATCTTTACTTGTAAGAGTAAAAGCAAATGCTGGTAGAAATAATAATGGAAGAATTACATCAAGACACAAAGAAGCAGGTGCAAAAAAACTTTATAGAATTATTGATTTCAAAAGAGATAAATTTGGAATTGAAGGTACAATTGCTACTGTTGAGTATGACCCATACAGAAACTGCAGAATCTGCTTAGTTTCTTATGTTGATGGAGATAAAAGATATATTATTCAACCTTCAGGTATGAAAGTTGGAGATAAAGTACAATCTGCTATTTCTGGACTTGATATTTTACCAGGTAATGCAATGCAATTAGCAAGTATTCCTGTTGGAACAATGGTTCATAATATTGAGTTAAAACCTGGAAAAGGTGCACAATTTGCTAGATCTGCTGGTGGATATGCACAAATTATGGGAAGAGAAGATAAATATGTTATCTTAAGATTACCATCAGGTGAGATGAGAAAAATCCTTGGAGTTTGTATGGCTACAATTGGTGTAGTTGGAAACGAGGATTATATAAATATGGTTGTTGGTAAAGCTGGAAGAAATAGACACCTTGGAATTAGACCTCAAACAAGAGGATCTGCAATGAACCCTATTGATCACCCACACGGTGGAGGGGAAGGTAAAACTAACTCTGGAAGACACCCTGTTACTCCATGGGGTATGCCAACTAAAGGTTATAAAACTAGAAAGAAAAAAGCTAGTGATAAACTAATCATTTCAAGAAGAAAGAAGTAAGGGTTTAAGATGGCAAGATCAGTAAAAAAAGGACCTTTTGTAGATTCACACTTAATGAAAAAAGTAGTGGCTGCTAATAGTTCAAAAGATAAAAAACCAATTAAAACATGGTCAAGAAGATCAACAATTCTTCCAGATATGATTGGTATAACATTTAATGTACATAATGGTAGAAACTTTGTTCCTGTAAATATTACAGAGAACCATGTTGGATATAAATTAGGTGAGTTTGCACCAACTAGAACATTCAAGGGCCATAAAGGTTCTGTTCAAAGAAAGGCATAATAATGGCAAGAGCAATATTAAAATTTATTAGAGTTTCTCCTATTAAAGCTAGATTAATTGCAAAAGAAGTTCAAGGTATGAATGCAGAGTATGCTATTGCATCTTTACAATTTACACCAAACAAAGCAGCTGCAATTATTAAAAAAGTTATAGCTTCAGCTGTTGCAAACTCTGGTTTAGATCCAGTAGATGCAGTTATTACAAGTGCTAGAGTAGATAAAGGACCAGTTCTTAAAAGATTTACTCCAAGAGCAAGAGGTTCAGCTTCTCCAAAGCATAAACCAACAGCACATATCATGATTGAAGTAGCAGCATCTACAAAAGGAGACAAGTAATGGGTCAAAAAGTTAATCCAATAGGTTTAAGATTAGGAATTAATAGAAACTGGGAATCAAGATGGTTTCCAAAATTTGAAACAATGCCTGCAAATGTAGCAGAAGATGACAAAATTAGAAAATTTGTTAAAAAAGAGTTATATTATGCTGGAATTGCTCAAACAGTTATTGAAAGAACTGCAAAAAAAGTAAGAGTTACAGTTGTTGCTGCAAGACCTGGAATTATCATTGGTAAAAAAGGTGCAGATGTTGAGAAATTAAAAGATTCTTTATCAAAACTTGTTGGTAAAGAGATTGCAGTTAATATTAAAGAGGAAAGAAAACCTCAAATTTCTGCTCTTTTATCAGCTGAAAATGTTGCTCAACAGTTAGAAAGAAGGGTTGCATTTAGAAGAGCTATGAAAAGAGTTATGCAAAATGCACTAAAAAGTGGAGCAAAAGGTATTAAAGTATCTGTTTCTGGAAGACTTGGTGGAGCTGAAATGGCAAGAACTGAGTGGTATTTAGAAGGAAGAGTTCCATTACATACTTTAAGAGCAAGAATTGATTATGGTTTTGCTGAAGCTCATACAGCTTATGGTTGTATTGGTATTAAAGTTTGGATATTCAAAGGTGAAGTTCTTGCAAAAGGAATTCCAGCTGAGAAATCTGAATCAACTGAGTCTAAACCAAAAAGAAGACCAGCAAAGAAAAGAGGTAAATAATTATGTTAATGCCTAAAAGAACAAAATTTAGAAAAATGATGAAAGGAAGAAATCGAGGTGAAGCTCACAGAGGTAACTCTTTAGCTTACGGAGATTTTGGAATTAAAGCAGTTGAACACGGAAGAGTAGATTCAAGACAAATCGAAGCTTCTAGGGTTGCAATGACAAGAAAAGTAAAAAGACAAGCAAAAGTATGGATTATGGTGTTCCCTGACAAACCACTTACTGCAAAACCATTAGAAACAAGAATGGGTAAAGGTAAAGGTTCAGTTGATAAATGGGTAATGAATATTAAGCCAGGAAGAGTATGTTTTGAAATGGCTGGAGTAGATGAAGATTTAGCAAGAGAAGCTTTAGCTTTAGCTATGCATAAACTACCATTTAAAACTAAATTTGTAACAAGAGATAGCGAAAATGAACTATACTGATATTAAAGATAAAAGCTTGAGCGAATTACAAGCGTTATTAAAAGAGAAAAAGGTGCTTCTTTTTGAATTAAAAGCTAAGCTAAAAACTATGCAGTTAACAAATACATCTGAGTTAAGAGTAGCAAAAAAAGATATTGCTAGAATTCAGACTGCTATTACAGCTGTTAAAGCTAACTAAGGATCTAGTATGTCACATAAAAGAGAGATTCAAGGTGTAGTAGTAAAAAGATCAGGAGATAAAACAGCTTCTGTTTTAGTAACTAGATCTGTTTTACACCCAAAATATCACAAAACTGTTAAAAGATTTAAAAAATATTTAATTCATGATGAAAAAAATGAGTTAAATGAAGGTGATACTGTTATTGCAGTTGAGTGTAGACCGTTGTCAAAAACTAAATCTTTTAGACTTAAGACAATAGTTGCTACAGGAGTTAAATAATGATTCAAAGTTTTACAAGATTAAATGTAGCTGATAATACTGGTGCTAAAGAGATTATGTGTATCAAAGTTTTAGGTGGTTCTAAAAGAAGATATGCAACTGTTGGAGATGTAATTGTAGCTTCTGTTAAGAAAGCTCTACCAACTGGAAGAATCAAAAAAGGTCAAGTAGTAAAAGCGGTAATTGTACGAACTCACAAAGAGGTACAAAGAGAGAATGGTTCATTAATTAGATTTGATGATAATGCAGCTGTTATTTTAGATGCTAAAAGAGAGCCTATTGGAACAAGAATTTTTGGACCAGTTGCCAGAGAAGTTAGATATTCAGGATTTATGAAAATCGTTTCACTTGCACCGGAGGTATTATAATGGCTATTAAATTAAAAATTAAAAAAGGTGATATGGTTAAAATCATCGCTGGTGATGATAAAGGTAAAACTGGAGAAGTTTTACAAGTATTACCAAAAAAGAACAAAGTAATTGTTAAAGATTGCAAAGTTGCTAAAAAAACTGTTAAACCAGACCAAGAGAAAAATCCAGATGGTGGATTTATAAATAAAGAGATGCCAATTGATATTTCAAATGTGGCAAAAGTGGAAGGGTAAAATATGGCATCAAGATTATTAGAAAAATATAAAGCTGAGATTAAACCAGTTCTTGAAACAGAGTTTGCTAAAAACAAAACTTTAACAGCTAAAGTTGAGAAAGTTGTTATCTCTGTTGGTGCTGGTGAAGCTATGAAAGATACTAAATTAATCCAAAATATTCAAGATACAATCTCTTTAATTGCTGGACAAAGAGCGGTTAAAGTTATTGCTAAAAAATCTGTTGCTGGATTTAAAGTAAGAGAAGGAATGCCTGTTGGAGTTAAAGTAACATTAAGAGGTGAAAATATGTATCACTTCTTAGATAAGCTTTGTAATATTGCATTACCAAGAGTAAAAGATTTCAGAGGTGTAAATAAAAATGGATTTGATGGAAGAGGAAACTTTAACTTTGGACTTGATGAACAATTGATGTTCCCAGAAGTAGTTTATGATAACATCATTAAAACACATGGAATGAATATCTCTATTGCTACAACTGCAACTTCTGATGCAGAAGCTTATAGACTATTAGAGTTAATTGGAATTCCATTTACTAAAGGAAGAGCGTAATGGCAAAAAAATCTATGATCGCTAAACAAAAAAGAACACCTAAGTTTGCTGTAAGAGCATACACAAGATGTTCTGTTTGTGGAAGACCTCACTCAGTTTATAAAGATTTTGGTCTATGTAGAGTTTGTTTAAGAAAAATGGCTAACGAAGGTTTATTACCTGGTGTTAGAAAAGCTAGTTGGTAGGAGAAAAAAGCTATGATGAATGATTTAATCGCAGATGCTTTAACTAGAATTAGAAATGCTTCTATGAGAAGATTAGAAGTTACAACACTATTACACTCTAACACAGTTGCTGGTGTAGTAAATGTACTTTTACAAAAAGAGTATATTTCTGGTTTTAAAGTTATTGATGGACAAAATAATAAAAAGACAATTCAAGTTGAATTAAAATATGATGATAAAGAGAAATCAGCAATTAACGAAATTGTAAGAGTTTCAAAACCAGGAAGAAGAGTTTATAAACCAGCTTCAGAAATTAAAAATTTCAAAAACGGATACGGTACTATTATCCTTTCAACAAACAAAGGTATCATTGCTAACGATGAAGCATATGCTGCTAATGTTGGTGGTGAAGTACTTTGTACTGTTTGGTAGGAGGGTGTAATGTCTAGAATTGGTAAAAAACCTATCGCAATTCCTGCTGGAATTGAAGTAACAATAGATGGAACACTTATTAGTGTTAAAAAAGGAAACAATGTTTCAACAGTTGAAACTCATGGAAGAGTTTATGCAAAAATTGAAGATAATCAAGTAGTTCTTTCAAAAGTTGGTGAGACAAAAGAATCAGCAGCTTTCTGGGGAACTTATAGAGCATTAACTGCAAATGCAATTAATGGTCTTCATGAAGGATTTACTAAAACTTTAGAAATCAATGGAGTTGGATATAAAGCAGCTGTAAAAGGTAATGTTTTAGAGTTAATTTTAGGTTATTCTCATCCAATTAATTTTGAAATTGCTAAAGGTTTAGATATCTCTGTTGAGAAAAATATCATTACTGTTAAAGGTGCAGATAAACAACAAGTTGGTCAAGCTGCTGCAATTATTAGAGGCTTTAGAAAACCAGAACCATACAAAGGTAAAGGTGTTAAGTATACTGATGAAAGAATCATCAGAAAAGCTGGAAAAACGGCTAAGAAGTAAGGTGTAACTATGAGTAGAGAAAAAGATTTAGCAAAAAAAATTGCTTTAAGAATTAAAAGAAAAAAGAGAGTTAGAGCTACTATTTCTGGTACAGCAGATAAACCAAGAGTATCGATTTTTAAATCTAACAAATACATTAGTGCACAAGCTATAAATGATGTTGAAGGTAGAACTTTAGCAGCAATTAGCTCTCAAGCTATGGGTTTAAGTGGAAATAAAGAGAATGCTTCTAAAGTTGCAGCTGAGTTTGCTTCTAAATTAAAAGCAGCTGGTATAGAAGCTGTTGTTTATGATAGAAACGGGTATCTTTATCATGGTGTTGTTGCAGCATTTGCTGACGCATTAAGAGAAAATGGTATTAAATTATAAGGATTAATGATGGCAGTAAATAGAGAAGAATTTCAAGAAGCAATCGTTAAAATCGGAAGAGTAACAAAAGTTGTAAAAGGTGGAAGAAGATTCAGATTTACAGCTTTAGTTGTTGTTGGAGATAAAAACGGTACAGTTGGGTTTGGAACAGGAAAAGCAAAAGAGGTTCCAGATGCAATTAAAAAAGCTTTAGATGATGCATTTAAAAGCTTAGTTACGGTTTCTATTAAAGGAACTACAATAGCACATGATATTGAACACAAGTATAATGCAAGTAAAATATTATTAAGACCAGCTTCTGAGGGAACTGGGTTAATCGCTGGAGGAGCTGCAAGACCTGTTCTTGAGCTTGCTGGATTAAAAGATATTATTGCAAAATCTTTAGGTTCAAATAATCCAAATAACCTTGTACAAGCTACTGTTGAAGCATTATCAAGAATAAAAGGATAAGAATATGTTATTAGAAAATTTAAAACCTGCTTGTGGTAGCACAAAAGCGGCTAAAAGAAAAGGTAGAGGACAAGGAAGCGGTAACGGTAAAACTGCTGGTAAAGGTAACAAAGGTCAAAAAGCTAGATCTGGTTACAATGTAAAAAGAGGTTTTGAAGGTGGTCAACAACCACTTTCAAGAAGACTTCCAAAAGTAGGATTTACTTCAAGAGTAGTTAAACCTTATTCATTAAATGTAGATAAAATAACTGCAGTTGCTGAATTACCAGAGATTACACTTGAAACTATTAAAAGTGTATATAAATTATCAAGAACTGTTGAAAAAGTAAAACTTATTGGTTCAACAGCTAAAAATTTAAGTGCAAAAATAAAAGACGAAAACGTTACAACTACTGGAAATTAATTATGAGTAAAGATCTAGTAAATAAGATTCTTATTACATTAGGCTTTATTTTTCTTTACAGATTACTGGCATACGTGCCAGTACCTGGAGTTAATATTGATGTAGTTAAAGAGTTCTTTGATTCAAATGCAGATAATGCATTAGGATTAGTTAATATGTTTAGTGGTAATGCAGTTGAGAGATTGAGTATTATTTCACTAGGAATTATGCCTTACATTACAGCTTCTATTATTATGGAGCTTCTAGCAGCAACTTTTCCATCGCTTGGAAAACTTAAAAAAGAGCGAGATGGAATGCAAAAATATATGCAAATCATTAGATATACAACTATTGTTATTACTTTAATACAATCAATTGGAGTATCAATTGGATTAAACTCTTTAACTGGTCAAAACGGTCAAACAGCAATATCTATTGATATGAATACATTTATAGCAGTTTCAGCTATTTCAATGTTAACTGGAACAATGCTTCTAATGTGGATTGGAGAGCAAATAACTCAAAGAGGTATTGGAAATGGTATATCACTGATTATCTTTGCAGGTATAGTTTCTGCAATTCCAAGTGCTATTGGTGGAACAGTTGAGTTAGTAAACAACGGTCAAATGAGTATTTTAACTGTTATTGGTATTTTACTTGTAATTTTAGCAACAGTTGGAGCTATTATTTATGTTGAACTAGGAGAGAGAAGAGTTCCTGTTTCATACTCAAGAAAAGTAGTTATGCAAAATCAGAATAAAAGAATAATGAACTATATTCCAATTAAAGTAAATTTAAGTGGAGTTATTCCAGCAATTTTTGCAAGTGCGATTTTAATGTTCCCAGCAACTGTATTACAGGGTTCACAAAATCCTTATTTAGTGACAATTGCTGATTATTTAAATCCTAGTTCTTATACTTTTAACCTATTTATGTTTTTATTTGTAGTTTTCTTTGCATTCTTTTATGCATCAATTACATTTAATGCAAAAGATATTAGTGAAAATTTAAAAAGACAAGGTGGATTCATTCCTGGAATTAGACCAGGAGAGGGAACAGCTGGTTATTTAAATGATGTAGCTGGTAGATTAACATTTTGGGGAGCTATTTATCTTGGATTAATTTCAACACTTCCTTGGTTAGTTGTAAAAGCTATGGGAGTACCATTTTATTTTGGTGGTGTTTCAGTTTTAATCGTAGTTCAGGTTGCTATTGATACTATGAGAAAAATAGAGGCTCAACAATACTCAAATAAATATCAAACTCTAAGTGCGGTTGGACTATAAAAATGTCTATCGCTCTTAGAAAACCAAATGAGATTGAAAAACTTTATATTGCAAATCAAGCAGTTGCTAAAACATTAAAATATCTTGAAGAGAATGTAAAAGCAGGTATGACTTTAAAAGAGGTTGATGCTATGGGCGAAAAAGTAATTAAAAGCCTAGGAGCAAGAGCTGCTTTTAAAGGACTTTATGGATTTCCAAATGCAGTTTGTACTTCATTAAATGAGGTTATAATTCATGGAATTCCATCTGATACTGTTTTAAAAGAGGGAGATATTTTAGGTCTTGATATTGGAACAGAAGTTGATGGTTGGTATGGTGATAGTGCAATTACTATGCCAATTGGAAAGATTTCAAAAGAAGATGAGAAATTAATTGCTTGTGCTAAAGATGCTTTATATTATGCAATTGAAATTATTGAAGAGGGCATGAGATTTAAAGAACTATCAAAAGCAATAGAAGATTTTATAGTTGCTAGAGGATTTGTTCCATTGATTCGATTTTGTGGACACGGAATTGGAAGAAAACCACATGAAGATCCTGAAATTCCTAATTACTTGGAACACGGAAATGCAAAATCTGGACCAAAAATAAAAAATGGTATGGTTTTTTGTATTGAACCTATGATTTGTCAGAAAGATAGAAATCCAGTTATTTTAGATAATGGTTGGGATGTTGTATCTGCTGATGGTTTAAGAGGTAGCCATTATGAGCATACAGTTGCTGTTGTTGATGGACGAGCAGTTATTTTAAGTAAGATAGAAGATTAAAGGAAAAATGTGGCAAAAGATGATGTAATCGTAATTGATGGAAAAGTTATAGAGGCTTTACCAAATGCAATGTTTAGAGTACAGTTAGATAATGGACATATAGTTTTGTGTCATATCTCAGGAAAGATGAGAATGCACTATATAAAAATATTACCAAATGATACTGTAACAGTAGAAATTACGCCTTATTCACTTGATAAAGGCAGAATAGTACATAGAAAAAAATAGTTAAATGAAGCTTTAATGCTTCATTTAATACTTCAATCAACACTAAAGTAAATTTTTAGTAAAATCCCATATGACAAAAACAAAAAAAGCAGAAATTTTAAGATATTTACACAGTTTAAAACTTTTTGGGTTTAATTATGCTCAGGATATAGTTTTACAAAAGAGTTCATCTTGTGATTCTACTCTTTCTTCTGATATTAATGAACTTAAAGCAAGAGTTGAGAATTGTCATTTATGTGAACTTTCAAAAAGTAGAAAAAATCCTCTTTTTTCGTATGGAAATTTAAATAGTAAAATAGTTTTTATTTGTGATGAACCAACAAAAAGTGAAGATGAGCTAGGTTCATTTTATTCAGGTATTAGTGGTGATATGTTACTTAATATGATAGAAAAAGTTTTAAAACTAAAAAAAGAGGATGTCTATATTACTACATTGGTAAAATGTAGAGGAAGAAGTGAAGCTACTATTGAAAATTTTGATAGTTGTAGTTGTTACTTATTTAGGCAATTAGATATTGTAAAACCAAAAATTATTGTTGCTTTTGGAGAGAGAGTTTTTAGTTATTTATTAAAAGATGGTGAAGATTTTTCTCAAAAAAGAGGAGAAATTTTAAATTTTAATAAATCTTTATTCATAGGAACTTATTCAACAACTTTTTTATTAAAGAATCCATCTTTTAAAAAAGAGGCATTTGAAGATTTATTAAAAATTAAAAAATTGTATGAGGAGATAAATTGAAGTATTTAATTAATATTTTATTTGTAGCATTTTTATTTGTAGGGTGTTATCAAAAACAAGTTGTAGATTTAAAAACAGAAGATACTCCAATAGAGATTAAAGATTCAAATATTGAGATAATTAAACCAATTGATTCAATAATACAAGAGGAGATAATTGATCCTTTTGAAAAAAAAGATAGCTCTTATTACTTTAATCCAAAAAATAACAAAATAAATGTAGCACTTATCTATCCATCACAATTAGTTGGCAGATATGCTAAGAGCTCTATAAATACTATTTTGGGATATCTAAATTTTATAGATGAAAAATATAATCTTATAGCTATAGATACTCTTGATGAGAGTTTAGAAAATATGCAAAGAGTTATGGATGAGCTAGAAGATTTAGAGATTAAAAATGTAGTAGCTCTATTTACACCTGAGAGTGTAAATAATTTAAAAGAGATTAAAATTGATAACTTTAAAATATATTTTCCTTTAATTGAGAAAAAAGAGTATGTTTTAGGTGATGAAAATTTAGTTTTAAGTGAAAATACTGTTTTTGGTGCAATATCTTATAGTGAACAGTTGAAAAAGCTAAGTCAATATAGTGATTCAGATAATGTACTTTTTTATCTAGATACTTATTTAGGAAATAAATTAAAACATAGTTATGATGAGTTAAATATAACTACATCTATTCAAAAAGATATAAAAAGAACAGATACAAACTTTAAAAATATTGTAAAAGATGATAGATTAAATGATAGTTTTATATTTTTAAACTTGGATATTGTAAAGAGCTCTTTAATACTCTCTCAACTTAGAGCAAATGAGATAGATCCAAAAATTATATTTGCAACGCAAGTTTTATATGATCCAATTTTAATGACTCTAACTCAAGATAAAGATAGAGAGAGACTTTTAATAGCAAACTCTATAGATAGAGTTTCAAGTGAGTTAAAAGATAATATTTCAAATTTTGGTGGAAATATTAGTTATGAGTGGGTAGATTATTCAACATTAGTTGGAGTAAACTATTTACTTAAAGGTAATAATGAAATTGTTTCAACAAAAGTTGAAAATAATCAAGCTATATATATTCCAAAATTGTATATTAGTACAGCTTTTGGATTTGTAGAAATTAAGTAGGTTTTAGATAAAATCGC
Protein-coding regions in this window:
- the rplF gene encoding 50S ribosomal protein L6 → MSRIGKKPIAIPAGIEVTIDGTLISVKKGNNVSTVETHGRVYAKIEDNQVVLSKVGETKESAAFWGTYRALTANAINGLHEGFTKTLEINGVGYKAAVKGNVLELILGYSHPINFEIAKGLDISVEKNIITVKGADKQQVGQAAAIIRGFRKPEPYKGKGVKYTDERIIRKAGKTAKK
- the rplR gene encoding 50S ribosomal protein L18, with protein sequence MSREKDLAKKIALRIKRKKRVRATISGTADKPRVSIFKSNKYISAQAINDVEGRTLAAISSQAMGLSGNKENASKVAAEFASKLKAAGIEAVVYDRNGYLYHGVVAAFADALRENGIKL
- the rpsE gene encoding 30S ribosomal protein S5, whose amino-acid sequence is MAVNREEFQEAIVKIGRVTKVVKGGRRFRFTALVVVGDKNGTVGFGTGKAKEVPDAIKKALDDAFKSLVTVSIKGTTIAHDIEHKYNASKILLRPASEGTGLIAGGAARPVLELAGLKDIIAKSLGSNNPNNLVQATVEALSRIKG
- the rplO gene encoding 50S ribosomal protein L15 → MLLENLKPACGSTKAAKRKGRGQGSGNGKTAGKGNKGQKARSGYNVKRGFEGGQQPLSRRLPKVGFTSRVVKPYSLNVDKITAVAELPEITLETIKSVYKLSRTVEKVKLIGSTAKNLSAKIKDENVTTTGN
- the secY gene encoding preprotein translocase subunit SecY produces the protein MSKDLVNKILITLGFIFLYRLLAYVPVPGVNIDVVKEFFDSNADNALGLVNMFSGNAVERLSIISLGIMPYITASIIMELLAATFPSLGKLKKERDGMQKYMQIIRYTTIVITLIQSIGVSIGLNSLTGQNGQTAISIDMNTFIAVSAISMLTGTMLLMWIGEQITQRGIGNGISLIIFAGIVSAIPSAIGGTVELVNNGQMSILTVIGILLVILATVGAIIYVELGERRVPVSYSRKVVMQNQNKRIMNYIPIKVNLSGVIPAIFASAILMFPATVLQGSQNPYLVTIADYLNPSSYTFNLFMFLFVVFFAFFYASITFNAKDISENLKRQGGFIPGIRPGEGTAGYLNDVAGRLTFWGAIYLGLISTLPWLVVKAMGVPFYFGGVSVLIVVQVAIDTMRKIEAQQYSNKYQTLSAVGL
- the map gene encoding type I methionyl aminopeptidase, which translates into the protein MSIALRKPNEIEKLYIANQAVAKTLKYLEENVKAGMTLKEVDAMGEKVIKSLGARAAFKGLYGFPNAVCTSLNEVIIHGIPSDTVLKEGDILGLDIGTEVDGWYGDSAITMPIGKISKEDEKLIACAKDALYYAIEIIEEGMRFKELSKAIEDFIVARGFVPLIRFCGHGIGRKPHEDPEIPNYLEHGNAKSGPKIKNGMVFCIEPMICQKDRNPVILDNGWDVVSADGLRGSHYEHTVAVVDGRAVILSKIED
- the infA gene encoding translation initiation factor IF-1, with protein sequence MAKDDVIVIDGKVIEALPNAMFRVQLDNGHIVLCHISGKMRMHYIKILPNDTVTVEITPYSLDKGRIVHRKK
- a CDS encoding uracil-DNA glycosylase, translated to MTKTKKAEILRYLHSLKLFGFNYAQDIVLQKSSSCDSTLSSDINELKARVENCHLCELSKSRKNPLFSYGNLNSKIVFICDEPTKSEDELGSFYSGISGDMLLNMIEKVLKLKKEDVYITTLVKCRGRSEATIENFDSCSCYLFRQLDIVKPKIIVAFGERVFSYLLKDGEDFSQKRGEILNFNKSLFIGTYSTTFLLKNPSFKKEAFEDLLKIKKLYEEIN